In the genome of Streptomyces globosus, one region contains:
- a CDS encoding helix-turn-helix domain-containing protein has translation MTDATDLAARAGDRDPRVGLRAVSALRRLLEQLEAVQVRSARNQGWSWQEIATELGVSRQAVHKKYGRQ, from the coding sequence ATGACCGATGCGACCGATCTGGCCGCCCGTGCAGGCGACCGTGACCCGCGGGTGGGACTGCGGGCCGTGTCCGCGCTGCGGCGGCTGCTGGAGCAGTTGGAAGCCGTCCAGGTGCGCAGTGCGCGCAACCAGGGGTGGTCGTGGCAGGAGATCGCGACCGAGCTGGGTGTCAGCCGGCAGGCCGTCCACAAGAAGTACGGGAGGCAGTGA